In Triticum aestivum cultivar Chinese Spring chromosome 5B, IWGSC CS RefSeq v2.1, whole genome shotgun sequence, the following proteins share a genomic window:
- the LOC123113108 gene encoding RCC1 domain-containing protein RUG3, mitochondrial: MLRRLLPLPRRCYSASATSSGAAPTLYSGGDHPVSLLSWGRGASGQLGGGKEERRLYPAPVARLLLPVPSPVLPPTPGRLPPAAGTEAAGGVEVGISCGLFHSALLVDGAAWVWGKGDGGRLGLGDEASAFVPRANPNLAGLRVLALGGIHSAALTAPGDVFTWGYGGFGALGHYVYHRELLPRKVNGPWEGKIAHIATSGAHTAAITESGELYTWGRDEGDGRLGLGSGGGPGEAGSLSVPSKVSALPVPVAAVACGGFFTLALTSDGQLWSWGANSNFELGRGSNSSDWRPQIVPSLKNVHVIQVACGGYHSLALTDEGEVLSWGHGGHGQLGHPTIQNHRIPLAIKALSEERIVYIACGGSTSAAISEKGDLYMWGNARDCQLGVPDLPEVQPLPVKVNFLADGDEDPSPPRVISVAIGASHAMCLVSRQQIQK; the protein is encoded by the exons atgtTGCGCCGCCTGCTGCCTCTCCCCCGGCGCTGCTACTCCGCCTCGGCGACCTCGAGCGGCGCCGCGCCGACGCTCTACTCCGGCGGCGACCACCCCGTGTCGCTGCTCTCCTGGGGCCGCGGCGCGTCGGGCCAGCTCGGCGGCGGCAAGGAGGAGCGCCGCCTCTACCCGGCGCCGGTCGCGCGGCTCCTCCTCCCCGTCCCGTCCCCGGTGCTCCCGCCCACCCCCGGGCGGCTTCCCCCCGCCGCGGGgacggaggcggccggcggcgtggaggTGGGGATCTCCTGCGGGCTTTTCCACTCCGCGCTCCTCGTGGACGGCGCCGCCTGGGTGTGGGGCAAGGGCGACGGCGGCCGCCTCGGGCTCGGCGACGAGGCCTCCGCCTTCGTGCCCCGCGCAAACCCCAACCTCGCCGGCCTCCGCGTCCTCGCGCTCGGCGGCATCCACTCCGCCGCCCTCACCGCCCCCGGCGACGTCTTCACCTG GGGTTATGGTGGATTTGGAGCTCTGGGGCACTACGTTTACCATAGAGAGCTGTTGCCGAGGAAAGTGAACGGCCCTTGGGAAGGGAAGATTGCACACATTGCCACGAGTGGAGCGCATACCGCGGCGATCACAGAATCAG GTGAACTATACACTTGGGGTCGTGATGAAGGCGATGGAAGGTTAGGGCTTGGGAGTGGGGGTGGTCCAGGTGAAGCCGGCTCTCTCAGTGTTCCTTCCAAGGTGAGCGCGCTGCCTGTACCAGTTGCTGCGGTTGCTTGTGGTGGCTTCTTCACACTTGCGCTGACCTCGGATGGGCAGCTATGGAGTTGGGGAG CAAACTCAAACTTCGAACTTGGCAGAGGAAGCAATTCCAGTGACTGGAGGCCACAAATTGTCCCTAGCCTGAAAAATGTCCATGTAATCCAAGTAGCATGTGGTGGATACCATTCTTTAGCCTTGACTG ATGAAGGTGAAGTTCTCTCATGGGGACATGGCGGACATGGCCAACTAGGGCATCCAACCATTCAAAATCATAGAATTCCACTTGCCATTAAAGCTCTGTCTGAGGAGCGAATTGTCTACATAGCCTGTGGGGGATCAACTTCTGCTGCTATATCAG AGAAAGGTGACCTGTACAtgtggggaaatgcaagagactGCCAGCTAGGCGTTCCCGATCTTCCAGAAGTGCAACCATTACCTGTTAAAGTTAATTTTCTTGCTGACGGTGATGAGGATCCAAGCCCTCCTCGTGTCATCTCAGTTGCAATAGGCGCTTCCCATGCCATGTGCTTGGTCTCCAGGCAACAGATTCAGAAATAG